The Pseudonocardia broussonetiae DNA segment CCGCGGCGGGTGTGGTGCCGGTGGCGGGGGCGACCGCCGGGTTGGTCAGGGCGGTGTCGGCCACCGTCGGGGCACCGGGCATGGCGAAGGGTTGGCGCAGGTTCTGGCCGGTGTCGCTGACGACCCGCAGTGCGTTGGCGGCGGGATTGAAGTCCACGCCGAAGAGCTCGCCGTCGAGGTCGATGCTCAGCTGGGCGACCTTCGTGGCCTTGCCGTGCCCGTCGATCGTGTAGATGCCGCCTGCGTCGCCGACGCCGTAGAGGGCCCCGTCCTGTACTCGGTAGTCGATCCCGACGAGCGAGACGTCGCCATCGAGGCCGGTGACGTCGGTGGCGCCGTGCTGGTCGGTGTCGTCGGTCTCGAAGTCGACCAGCGTGATGCCGTCGACGAGGCCGACGACGTCGAGGGCGTGCCGCTCGGTGGCCGAAGCGGCGGACAGCGGCACGGCGAGCAGTGCGCCGGTGGCGACGGTGACGAGGCCGGCTCTCAGGGACGTGCGCATCAATGGGCCCTTCGGTGTGCAAAGTGGGCGCGGTGGTACGCCGACCCTTCCTACGCACGACCGGCCCGTGGCGTTCATCCGACCGAGCGGGTTCTACGGTGTGTAGATGCCACATCAGCAGGTCATGCCCTCCGGACCGGCCCGGGTGGGGCGGTCTCGGTCGGCCGTCGGCTCCCTCGTCGTGGCCGGGACCTCGCTCGGTCTGCTCGTTGCGCTGTGGCTGACGGCCTCCGCCGGGTCGGCGATCGCCGACGTCCTCGGATTGCCGGATCCCGGGCTCGTCGTGCGATACGGGCTGCCTGCCGTACGGGTGGTGGCCGACATCGGTGCGGCGGCGACGGTCGGGTTCCTGCTGCTCGCAGCGGTACTGGCGGCCCCACAGGCCAGCGGGTACCTCGACATCGCGGGGTACCGATCCGTCCGTGTGGCTGCCGGATGCGCGTGGCTGTGGGCGGGGGCAGCGTTGGTGATGGTCCCGCTGACCGTGGCCGAGGTGCTGGGACGCCCGGTCGGTGACGTGCTGGCACTCGGTCCGTTGGCCGCAGCCCTGCCGTTGCTTCCGACGTCGGCGGCATGGTTGCTCACCGCGGTACTGGCCACTCTGATCGCGGCCGGCTGCCGGGCGACCCTGACGTGGGGGTGGGCCGGTGTGCTCCTGGGGGCCGCGGTCGTCGGGCTGCTGCCGGTGGCGGCCACCGGACATTCCGCGGTCGGGGGGTCGCACGACCTCGCCACCGACAGCCTGATGATCCACATCGTGGCCGCGGCGGTATGGGTCGGCGGGCTCATCGCGGTGCTGTCGCTCGCCGCGCGTCCCTCGCCCGACCAGCTGGGCACGGTGCTGCCGCGCTTCTCGATGATCGCCGCATGGTGCTGGGGGCTGATG contains these protein-coding regions:
- a CDS encoding DUF4394 domain-containing protein, with translation MRTSLRAGLVTVATGALLAVPLSAASATERHALDVVGLVDGITLVDFETDDTDQHGATDVTGLDGDVSLVGIDYRVQDGALYGVGDAGGIYTIDGHGKATKVAQLSIDLDGELFGVDFNPAANALRVVSDTGQNLRQPFAMPGAPTVADTALTNPAVAPATGTTPAAGVTAVGYTNNDDAAGTATTLFAVDTAADRVAIQSPANAGTLAPTGGLGVDAGPDAGADIYTAGGGNRAFATLEVSGTRRLFEVDLLTGAVEHLGALDGVTDIALPIDQG